GTGAATAGTGAATAATTCTTTGAGTCGTTGTCTTCTGACTTTAGAAGTTGTTTGAAAAGTTTTAGCTCCCCCTAAATCCCCCTGACTTTTCAACATATTTTTGCACTCGTTCCCCCCTTAAAAAGGGGGGCTAGGGGGGATCAATCATAAGAGCATCAAACACAAGAATACTCAAGGCGATCGATTTTTAACTCCCTCCCTGAGCGAATATCATCCATCGGGGAATGACATTTAGGGCAGGAATACTGTAAACCGATTTCTGGTTGGTACTCCTCATTACAGTTATGACAAAAGGCAACTAGAGGAATATTTTTAATGGCTAGTTTTGCCCCTTCAAGGAAAGTGTTTTTAGTTTGCACTTCAAAGGCAAATTCCAGAGAAGCAGGTTCAACACAGGTAAAATCTCCCACCAATAAATGAACCTTGTCTATTTTGTATGGTTGCGGTTGTGACTCATACCAGTCAGTAATAGTCATAATTAATGCCTTTGTCATGTCCGTTTCGTGCATAGTTAACTCCAAGGTTGATCAACTACTTGGGCTTCTTCGTGGATATAGTCGGGTTTTTGTTTACGGGGTAATTGTCCTGATACCACTAAATGAGCCATAGTGTCACAAATAACACGAGTTGCCATTAAAGCCGTCATGTCACTGACATCATAGGGAGGAGAAACTTCTACCACCTCAATACCGCAAACAGTCGTATTTTGCACGATTTTCTTAAGTAAATATAAAGCCTCACGGGGTAATAAGCCACCCGGTTCAGGCCATCCTGTACCCGGCACAAATCCAGCATCAATACAGTCAATATCAAAGCTAATCCAGACGCAATCAGTACCATCGGTTGCTTTTTCAATGGCAAAATCCGCCGCCGCATCTAAGCCCATTTCCGTTATGTCGGTAACAGTTAAGATATTAGTTGCCCTTTCTCGACAAACTTTGACTCCCTGACGAGGTACTTGCCAACCACCTATGCCAAGCTGAACAAGATTTT
This is a stretch of genomic DNA from Cyanobacterium aponinum PCC 10605. It encodes these proteins:
- the hypA gene encoding hydrogenase maturation nickel metallochaperone HypA, with the protein product MHETDMTKALIMTITDWYESQPQPYKIDKVHLLVGDFTCVEPASLEFAFEVQTKNTFLEGAKLAIKNIPLVAFCHNCNEEYQPEIGLQYSCPKCHSPMDDIRSGRELKIDRLEYSCV